The Chiloscyllium plagiosum isolate BGI_BamShark_2017 chromosome 40, ASM401019v2, whole genome shotgun sequence genome has a segment encoding these proteins:
- the LOC122542515 gene encoding transient receptor potential cation channel subfamily M member 1-like isoform X7: MLTNSLKQTSGSLKRTSIKRTISGSQKGHKAWIEKHFQKRDCICVIPNPKDPQRCGCGQLIGQHVTIAPTAPSNDTGEEEKQVVQPEKWTPQKHTQASPTDAYGAMEFQGGGHTSKAMYIRVSYDTKPDLLLQLMTTEWELELPKLLISVHGGLQNFELQPKLKQVFGKGLIKAAMTTGAWIFTAGVNTGVIRHVGDALKDHSSKSRGRIYAIGFAPWGIVENRMDLIGKDVTKPYQTMSNPLSKLTVLSNTHTHFILADNGSLGKYGAEVRLRRQLEKHISLQKINTRLGQGVPVVCLIVEGGPNVISIVLESLREDPPVPVVVCDGSGRASDILAFAHKYSAEGGIISESVRDQLMVTVQKTFNYNRHQSQQLFVSIMECMKKKALITVFRMGSEGQQDIDLAILMALLKANGQQVWIRPSGSEKICKTAAN, translated from the exons ATGCTGACAAACTCCTTGAAACAAACAAGTGGCTCCTTGAAACGCACCTCCATTAAACGTACGATATCTGGGTCACAGAAG GGTCACAAAGCTTGGATCGAGAAACATTTCCAGAAACGTGACTGTATTTGTGTTATTCCAAACCCCAAAGATCCACAAAG GTGCGGCTGTGGTCAGCTGATTGGCCAACATGTCACTATTGCTCCAACTGCTCCATCCAATGACACAGGAGAGGAGGAGAAGCAGGTGGTTCAGCCCGAGAAATGGACACCCCAGAAGCACACTCAGGCTAGTCCCACTGATGCTTACGGAGCCATGGAATTTCAAGGTGGTGGGCACACGAGCAAAGCCATG TACATTCGTGTTTCCTATGACACCAAGCCTGACCTTCTGCTCCAGCTCATGACCACAGAGTGGGAACTAGAACTTCCGAAGCTTCTCATATCTGTTCATGGCGGACTTCAGAACTTTGAACTTCAACCTAAATTGAAGCAGGTGTTTGGCAAAGGTCTGATCAAAGCAGCAATGACAACAGGAGCCTGGATATTCACAGCTGGAGTCAACACTG GTGTGATCCGTCATGTAGGAGATGCCTTGAAAGATCATTCTTCCAAATCGCGTGGAAGGATCTATGCAATTGGATTTGCTCCCTGGGGCATTGTAGAGAACAGAATGGATTTAATTGGGAAAGAT gtTACCAAACCCTATCAAACAATGTCAAACCCTCTAAGTAAACTGACGGTGCTGagcaacacacacactcacttcatcCTGGCTGATAATGGCAGCCTGGGCAAGTATGGAGCTGAGGTTAGGCTCCGGCGACAACTGGAGAAACATATTTCCCTGCAGAAAATCAACACAC GGCTTGGCCAGGGAGTACCAGTGGTGTGTTTGATCGTGGAAGGTGGTCCCAATGTGATATCGATTGTCCTGGAGAGTCTCCGTGAGGACCCTCCTGTCCCGGTGGTGGTCTGTGATGGTAGCGGAAGAGCTTCTGACATCCTGGCATTTGCGCACAAGTACTCAGCAGAAGGAGG AATAATCAGTGAGTCAGTGCGAGATCAGCTCATGGTTACCGTTCAGAAAACCTTCAACTACAATCGCCATCAGTCACAGCAACTCTTTGTCAGCATCATGGAGTGTATGAAGAAGAAAGCATTG ATCACAGTTTTTCGAATGGGTTCAGAAggacaacaggatattgatcttGCTATCTTAATGGCACTGCTAAAAG